CTTTGGTTCATTTTGCTCGTTCGCCAAAAATGTCTGTAATAGTAATACCCTGCATTTACTGACTCGCTTATCGCTCAGAAGACAGAGTTGACCATCGTGAATAGCTGCTACTGAGATGAttgtcaatgaaaaattttagaaccTTATAGTACATTATTTAACCTTACTTTTCCAAGTTGGGTAATGTTTGTCAGCGATCATCGCCATACTCATGCTAATGTTCGTAATCAGTATTCGGTGGGTAAATGGGTCTGGGTGGGTCTGCAGCCACAAGGAGCCGTGCTAGCGACCCGGTAGCTTCTTTCTCGGTGGGAGCCTTTAACACGCAATTCCATAAGGCACGCAAAACCCCATTAGGATAACCGTCTTTAACCGTCTTTAATTAACGCACCACTGTAGCAATTCTGTATTATGCACGGTCTTATAGACATGTCTTGCAACGAAGTCGAATTTTAGTGGTGGGGAGTGGTACCCCAGTGTCCGTGGTTTTCATTCGCGTTAAATCCACTGTGCGTCACTATCCGGTATACGTAGAGTCCCTACACCAGTGACTCTAGGTATACGTTTTGATCATATACTTAATGCAAATACACGTAGCAAGTGTGACGTTCGACAAGCTATTTTTTACAGTACTCCTGCTGAGTTCATtgaagcttgaaaatttttatgaaccAAACACCTAGTATATAAAATCATCTACACAGAGATCCTGCCACACCTTGAGGTTTAGAATTCTCCGacatatatttcaaagttttcttgCTAAATACCGGACAAGtaagaaaagaattatttgaaatattcataaaCTTCAATACAAAAAATCTACACACTTTATTGCACAGATTCACCTATTAGAATAATTGCAATTATCGTACAACTTAATCAATCGGGCGACTACATTTTATCTTGATTTCGGTATATTTAGAACactagtaaaaaaattgaataaagatGTAGCTTATAATTCGATACCAATCTGTCAATTCATATCTCTATGATCAGTTTCCGTGCATTCCGTGCATTTCATTTAAGTAGTGTTTTGTTTTAGTAAAATTTCACTGTTCAACcatatcaatttcaaaatattcgcCATTTCCCAAGGCAATTTAACctaaatatacaataatcatCCATGTATTTCATGTTTCAACAAAAGTttaaaaagatatttttcccattttttaataattcatcaaATAAAATGGGGGATTATAGTGCAGACTGGGATAGTCCAGACTACACGTATGACGACGTAGATGATTTAGGtgcttgcaattttttatctgcagatcattttcaaattccataATTTCACTAATGATATTTGCTGGTAAAAATCTAAGAAATATAATTGACACATAGCATTTGTTTAGCTGAATACAATGGGTTTAGGTTCCAGCAAATCAAAAATTATGCCTGCAACACGAGAGCTTGTCAACGAACTCATCGCTTCTGACAGCGTCGTAATATTCTCGAAGACCTACTGCCCCTACTGTACAATGGCTAAAGAGGTACGCACCATGAGCTAGAATATTTCATAATTGTTAGACAATTTTCAACAGTTATTATTTTGTGTATTTTATGTCGCAGGTATTCGATAAGCTGAAACATAAATATACAGCGATTGAACTTGACTCACGGGATGATGGCGATGAAATTCAATCTATTCTTAGTGAATTGACGGGTGCTAGGACTGTCCCTAGAGTTTTTGTTAAAGGTGAATGTTTGGGGGGAGGCACTGACGTTAAGAAAATGTTTGAAAGTGGGGAGCTTTCAATGAAACTAAGTCATTAATATCAATGatatcgtataatatttacatgtacagaaaattaatgattcaTTATGTTGATTGCTCGAATATATCAATTCAATCCATGTcaacaataataaaagaaGGTTTTCATTTGAGtgttgtatatttatttgtaaattttaaacttgtaaattataaataacgaCTACGATTATTTAGCCTTTGATTATTTCGAATGGTTATTTTCCCCCTACCCAACAGCATTGACATTGTCAAGTACAGAGTAAAATAGTATTGCACATTTTCTCGTAATTTGAGAGACAATGACAATTAGGTTTTAAGTTGATTGATAGATTAGTGTGATATTCACGTTACATCACGATACAGTGAAGTAAATAATACTTCAGTAATACTCCTAAGAAATACTATAACAACCTCTCTAATATTAATTCCTGAATATTCCGTAATACAGGAAACTGTTCACGTTGCAAATATCGACGCAAACAAGTACTATTCGTCGTTTCTATGACTGTTGACTAAAAATATCCTATCGGATCCTTCCAAATGTGAAAACAGCATACACGACCAATTCTGTTTTAGTTCATATTCGCACACGAACGTCAAAGATGCGTTTCAcgaaatacagaaaaattttcgtataCATTCTGACTTTCTCAACTTATGTATGGTCGGATTATGGGGCCGATATACTGGGAAACCTTCGTGACGCTGTTTTGGCAGCCGAAACTATATtcggtgatttttttaaaaatgctgtcaccgttgcaaagaAGTTCAAGGACGTTCATGAAGTAATTAACGCTGCTGCCGACGATTCATGCGTTTATACATGTCCTACAGGTATATGTATTACAAAACTATAAAATTCTGCAACAATTGAGCAAGCGAGACAATTTAAACTTATATAAGTTCGCCACGAATTATAACCTGTAAATTGCAATGCCGCATGTATCTCATTCACTAGTGATTTCATCTGTCAAATATTATGTCGTAGGTATGATACCAAAACCAAACTGGAATCACAAGCCACAAAGCAACGGATGTGGTTCGTTGGGATTGGAGGTAAACAACAACCAGCTTTTATTAGACAAGAAATAAttccattcatttattcattgaaactAAAGTAAtgcttgttatttttatttttagcaagctcaagaatttttttcctttcctgaAGTTACAAGTTGCTGCAATGCACATGATATCTGCTACGATACCTGTAATaacgataaagaaaaatgcgaTTTCGAGTTTAAGCGCTGTCTTTACAAGTACTGCGATAGCTTCGAATCTAGCAGCACAAACATGATTAAAGCTTGCAGAACAGCGGCCAAAGTACTTTTTTCCGGCACCACTACACTGGGATGTAAAAGCTTCCTGGATGCTCAGAGTAATGCGTGTTATTGTAAAGATCGACAGAACACTAAGTATAAGGAAACGAAAAGAGGTGCGCAGGCTGGCGGATGAATTACTTTCAACTTAAATTGAATTGTAGATTCACCAGTCAGTTTGATATGAGACACCAGGGGTTTGCATTTAGATCTAGAGTAATCATCTTTGccgaaaaagagagaaaatactGGTGAATTCTCCAAATAGGTAATAGCATGGAAATAACAAAACTTGATCAGAATATACAAGCGAGTATACAAGTGATCTTGTATCTTTGAACAGAATTTGTGAACAAACATTGGATCACAGTATTCGTTATGTGATTTCGCAATGTGCATGAGgctgtacatatatgtattaaatataaaattactaATAAGGATTAgcatcaatatttataaaaacattTAGCTTCTAGGTATCTGCtaatgaatgaaattaaagattgtgatttttcatccgacatttttgaaatacgTTTATCAGCAAATcatgataataaataatatgtaaatactGAATCGAAATACAATTGTCTTGATTCTTAATCATGTTTTGTAATCTTCTCTCCAATTATTTCTGCCAACAACCTACGCTGCATTACGATAAATCATGCAAAGTTGTATACACAAGATATGCTGCTTTACGATAACTTTGCATAATACATGTAAAGTTATATGCACGCATCAtataaaaagaatagtaataTACATGTAACTTGCTCACATAGAAACCAAAAAGCAAATGTTTTCCCTGTTGTCAAAATAGAAAGTAGAAAATCGTTTTTGTGGAAATGtcataatttatattttgttgtCCTTTGAATTTCTGTAATTAGGCAGACCAAAATTACCTAGTGAAGTCTACCTTTTCGCAGTGGTTCTAACAATCAGGAACGATAGAAAGAAAATGGGTGGTCAGGCATCGACACCCTGTAATAAAGTTGACAGAAGAGGCCACCATGGGTAAGGTCGACGATTGCTATGCCAAAAAAACGTTCAATACAGTATTTGTTTTTAGCACAGATGAGAATACGTCGAAGAATCGTGGACATAGATGTACAACAAAGACTAAAAGAAAGAATATTTCTTGTATTTCAAAACTATCACGGTCAACCAACCCCTTCATTCTTTTCTTCCTTCGGATGCAGAGAAAAAGACCAAAGAAACCAGTGGTCGAAGTTGCCAGAAAAGCTGGCAAATTATGGTGCCAAATGTCAattaatcaaagaaaaaaatatattgcgcTAGCACAGGCTGAAAAAAAGCGAAAAgaagcaagaaaaaataaaaaacgttgCACCAAGTACAAATAACAACAATTTACAAATTGACATCGACCAAGTATAATGAAATCGAACACCACTCAATTATACTTACGTAATGCATACATCTTGGCATCTCATAAGTTTGTTCTCTGTCGATTTCttttcacgttttttattcaaaaatattgaacaattgTCGATATAATTTTCTGGTACTatgtaaaaattgtacaatttaaTTTTGTGAAACTATGGTGAGTACAATTTAATATCTCGGTTCGATTCAAAGCATAAAATGATATcactataaataaaaacatgttGGTCAAGGATTACACGACGGCAAGGTTAAAGCCCGATTATCTACTTTCATCTTTATACGACGTCAATAGCGGTTTTCATTCTACTAGATCAGTagatgaatttaaaattaatcaataaaaTACTCTATATAAACTATTTACGAGTGTAGTTTTATTTGTTAGTATGATTTATATCTATGTACAATAAATATTGATGTATCTTTACACTATATTTTAAAGACCTTccttattatttataattacacTAACACTAGCGATTTACTTTTGCTGTCAGatgtttggaaaaattaacttgaatgtgtattataaatataatttcacgAGCTGTTCTGCAA
Above is a genomic segment from Neodiprion pinetum isolate iyNeoPine1 chromosome 1, iyNeoPine1.2, whole genome shotgun sequence containing:
- the LOC124215030 gene encoding uncharacterized protein isoform X1, with product MYFMFQQKFKKIFFPFFNNSSNKMGDYSADWDSPDYTYDDVDDLGSSKSKIMPATRELVNELIASDSVVIFSKTYCPYCTMAKEVFDKLKHKYTAIELDSRDDGDEIQSILSELTGARTVPRVFVKGECLGGGTDVKKMFESGELSMKLSH
- the LOC124215030 gene encoding uncharacterized protein isoform X2, with the translated sequence MGLGSSKSKIMPATRELVNELIASDSVVIFSKTYCPYCTMAKEVFDKLKHKYTAIELDSRDDGDEIQSILSELTGARTVPRVFVKGECLGGGTDVKKMFESGELSMKLSH
- the GXIVsPLA2 gene encoding group XIIA secretory phospholipase A2, with the protein product MRFTKYRKIFVYILTFSTYVWSDYGADILGNLRDAVLAAETIFGDFFKNAVTVAKKFKDVHEVINAAADDSCVYTCPTGMIPKPNWNHKPQSNGCGSLGLEQAQEFFSFPEVTSCCNAHDICYDTCNNDKEKCDFEFKRCLYKYCDSFESSSTNMIKACRTAAKVLFSGTTTLGCKSFLDAQSNACYCKDRQNTKYKETKRGAQAGG